From one Catenuloplanes nepalensis genomic stretch:
- a CDS encoding M23 family metallopeptidase, with protein MQRGENRISSMAGVAMTLAATLMAGGCATGPEPATPIWQAGSPGSSAIALPPSPSASPSASPSASASASPSPSPSKSAVPSPTPSKTKAASYTYVFPVPGSPVSYHPTHATNPATDIFANCGNPVLAVTDGTIVEISRKDTFVKGKPDGPLNGGFFVSLVGDDGVRYYGSHMSVVDGGIEPGVRVRAGQRLGNVGKTGNANNVCHLHFGISPPCAEAGDWWIRRGALWPAPYLDSWRQQGNKSPAAASAEYIQANGCPKAPY; from the coding sequence ATGCAACGGGGAGAGAACCGCATCTCATCGATGGCCGGGGTCGCGATGACGCTGGCGGCGACGCTGATGGCCGGCGGGTGCGCCACCGGCCCGGAGCCGGCCACGCCGATCTGGCAGGCCGGTTCGCCCGGTTCGTCCGCGATCGCGCTGCCGCCGTCGCCGTCCGCATCGCCGTCTGCGTCACCCTCCGCGTCGGCTTCCGCATCACCGTCGCCGTCTCCGTCGAAGTCCGCGGTGCCGTCGCCCACGCCGTCGAAGACGAAGGCCGCGAGCTACACCTACGTGTTCCCGGTCCCGGGCAGCCCGGTGTCGTACCACCCGACGCACGCCACCAACCCGGCCACCGACATCTTCGCGAACTGCGGAAACCCGGTGCTGGCCGTCACCGACGGCACGATCGTCGAGATCAGCCGCAAGGACACGTTCGTCAAGGGCAAGCCGGACGGCCCGCTCAACGGCGGCTTCTTCGTCTCCCTGGTCGGCGACGACGGCGTGCGCTACTACGGCTCGCACATGTCCGTGGTCGACGGCGGCATCGAGCCGGGCGTCCGCGTCCGCGCCGGCCAGCGCCTCGGCAACGTCGGCAAGACCGGCAACGCCAACAACGTCTGCCACCTGCACTTCGGCATCTCCCCGCCGTGCGCAGAGGCCGGCGACTGGTGGATCCGCCGCGGCGCGCTCTGGCCCGCCCCCTACCTCGACTCCTGGCGCCAGCAGGGCAACAAGTCCCCGGCCGCCGCCTCCGCCGAATACATCCAGGCCAACGGCTGCCCCAAGGCCCCTTACTGA